One genomic window of Cheilinus undulatus linkage group 7, ASM1832078v1, whole genome shotgun sequence includes the following:
- the LOC121512569 gene encoding synapse-associated protein 1-like isoform X1, with the protein MFKNLGSWLGIESENGPVKQQSEPAVDVKEDQNLDVNKPTTAAESEQTSAEKDVQPTPLLQKAKGFSGYIYNVASSASKKLSESMVETAQTLKKSVEEGKMNGIIDKTILGDFQKEQEKFVQEKKAKKSGAAVPPWVGYNEEETMQQQILALSADKRNFLRDPPAGVQFHFDCEQMYPVAMVMLEEDELLQKMRFHLVPKQVKEEAFWKNYFYRVSLIKQSAQLTALAAQQAAERRGVEKTGTSPEEVQQKEAVKQKTHAANHRNKPKSSEEVEISTSPPVSEFVSDAFDSCNINEDDLRKEMEQLVLDKKEHPDSQQEETPDWERELQEELQEYDVLPDNENHDENWDREIEEMLKEDS; encoded by the exons ATGTTCAAGAACTTGGGAAGCTGGCTCGGGATTGAAAGCGAAAATGGACCCGTTAAACAACAAAGCGAGCCTGCTGTTGATGTTAAAGAGGATCAAAATCTCGACGTAAACAAACCGACTACAGCTGCTGAAAGCGAGCAGACCAGCGCTGAGAAAGACGTTCAACCAACTCCGCTTCTTCAGAAAGCCAAAGGCTTCAGCG GTTATATTTATAATGTCGCCAGCAGTGCCTCAAAGAAACTGTCGGAGTCTATGGTAGAAACAGCTCAGACACTGAAGAAAAGTGTGGAGGAGGGCAAGATGAATGGAATTATTGATAAA acCATTTTAGGTGATTTCCAGAAAGAACAAGAGAAATTTGTGcaggagaaaaaggcaaaaaagtctG GTGCTGCTGTGCCGCCGTGGGTTGGTTATAATGAAGAAGAAACTATGCAGCAGCAGATTCTGGCTCTCTCAGCT GACAAAAGGAATTTTTTGCGAGATCCTCCTGCTGGAGTGCAATTTCACTTTGACTGTGAGCAAATGTATCCTGTCGCCATGGTGATGCTGGAGGAAGATGAGCTCCTTCAAAAGATGCGCTTCCATCTGGTCCCCAAACA GGTGAAAGAGGAGGCCTTCTGGAAGAATTACTTTTACCGGGTGTCCTTAATAAAACAGTCGGCTCAGCTCACAGCTCTCGCAGCACAGCAGGCGGCTGAGCGGAGAGGCGTGGAGAAAACTGGCACCAGTCCTGAGGAGGTTCAACAAAAGG aagcTGTTAAACAGAAAACCCATGCTGCCAACCATAGAAATAAACCAAAGTCCAGTGAG GAGGTGGAGATCTCCACCAGCCCGCCTGTGTCTGAGTTTGTGAGCGATGCTTTTGACTCATGCAACATAAATGAGGACGACCTGCGAAAAGAAATGGAACAGCTGGTTCTTGACAAGAAGGAGCATCCAGACTCACAGCAGG AGGAGACCCCAGACTGGGAGCGAGAGCTACAGGAGGAGCTGCAAGAGTACGACGTGCTGCCGGATAACGAGAACCACGATGAAAACTGGGACAGAGAGATTGAAGAGATGCTAAAGGAGGACAGTTAG
- the LOC121512569 gene encoding synapse-associated protein 1-like isoform X2 — translation MFKNLGSWLGIESENGPVKQQSEPAVDVKEDQNLDVNKPTTAAESEQTSAEKDVQPTPLLQKAKGFSGYIYNVASSASKKLSESMVETAQTLKKSVEEGKMNGIIDKTILGDFQKEQEKFVQEKKAKKSGAAVPPWVGYNEEETMQQQILALSADKRNFLRDPPAGVQFHFDCEQMYPVAMVMLEEDELLQKMRFHLVPKQVKEEAFWKNYFYRVSLIKQSAQLTALAAQQAAERRGVEKTGTSPEEVQQKAVKQKTHAANHRNKPKSSEEVEISTSPPVSEFVSDAFDSCNINEDDLRKEMEQLVLDKKEHPDSQQEETPDWERELQEELQEYDVLPDNENHDENWDREIEEMLKEDS, via the exons ATGTTCAAGAACTTGGGAAGCTGGCTCGGGATTGAAAGCGAAAATGGACCCGTTAAACAACAAAGCGAGCCTGCTGTTGATGTTAAAGAGGATCAAAATCTCGACGTAAACAAACCGACTACAGCTGCTGAAAGCGAGCAGACCAGCGCTGAGAAAGACGTTCAACCAACTCCGCTTCTTCAGAAAGCCAAAGGCTTCAGCG GTTATATTTATAATGTCGCCAGCAGTGCCTCAAAGAAACTGTCGGAGTCTATGGTAGAAACAGCTCAGACACTGAAGAAAAGTGTGGAGGAGGGCAAGATGAATGGAATTATTGATAAA acCATTTTAGGTGATTTCCAGAAAGAACAAGAGAAATTTGTGcaggagaaaaaggcaaaaaagtctG GTGCTGCTGTGCCGCCGTGGGTTGGTTATAATGAAGAAGAAACTATGCAGCAGCAGATTCTGGCTCTCTCAGCT GACAAAAGGAATTTTTTGCGAGATCCTCCTGCTGGAGTGCAATTTCACTTTGACTGTGAGCAAATGTATCCTGTCGCCATGGTGATGCTGGAGGAAGATGAGCTCCTTCAAAAGATGCGCTTCCATCTGGTCCCCAAACA GGTGAAAGAGGAGGCCTTCTGGAAGAATTACTTTTACCGGGTGTCCTTAATAAAACAGTCGGCTCAGCTCACAGCTCTCGCAGCACAGCAGGCGGCTGAGCGGAGAGGCGTGGAGAAAACTGGCACCAGTCCTGAGGAGGTTCAACAAAAGG cTGTTAAACAGAAAACCCATGCTGCCAACCATAGAAATAAACCAAAGTCCAGTGAG GAGGTGGAGATCTCCACCAGCCCGCCTGTGTCTGAGTTTGTGAGCGATGCTTTTGACTCATGCAACATAAATGAGGACGACCTGCGAAAAGAAATGGAACAGCTGGTTCTTGACAAGAAGGAGCATCCAGACTCACAGCAGG AGGAGACCCCAGACTGGGAGCGAGAGCTACAGGAGGAGCTGCAAGAGTACGACGTGCTGCCGGATAACGAGAACCACGATGAAAACTGGGACAGAGAGATTGAAGAGATGCTAAAGGAGGACAGTTAG